gtgatATATATTCTTTCAGTATGATCATTTCTGATGTGCTATGAGGTTTAAATTCCTGATGAACACTTTCCAATTTTTATGATATTTACAGGGTTTTTTAATGAGTATGAATTTTCTGGTGTCTAATATGGTGTGACTTCTGGctaaaagctttcccacattcactacatTGATAAGGCTTCTTACCTGTGTGTATTCTCAGATGCAGAGCAAGGGTTGAGAATTGAGagaaagctttcccacattcattacaacCATAGGGTTTCTCACCTGTATGGCTTCTCACATGCACAGTAAGAGATGAACTTTGagagaaggcttttccacataCATTGCATTCGTAAGGTTTATCACCTGAATGAATTCTCACATGTACGATAAGTGATGTTCTTTGagagaaggcttttccacattcattacattcatagggtttctctccagtgtgaatgtTTTGATGTTTTATGAGGTACTTCTTCTGGCCAAAAGCTgttccacattcattacatttaaagGGTTTCTCCCCAATATGAATTTTCTCATGCTCGGTAAGGTTAGATTTGCCACTGAAGGtttttccacattccttacataCAAAaggcttctctcctgtgtgagttctctggTGTCTGATGAGGTTTGACTTCTGAATGAAAGCTTTCCCACAATCCTTACACTcaaaaggtttctctccagtgtgaatttTCTGATGGGTGAGAAGGTTTTCCTTCTGGCTGAAGGATTTTCCACACTCATTACATTCAAAAAGCTTCTCTCCGGTATGGGTGTTCTGATGTTTAATAACATATTGCTTCTGgctaaaggcttttccacattcgtTACATTCAAAAGGTTTCTCTCtattatgaaaatgttcatgCTCAGTAAGATTTGATTTGTGGCTGAAGACTTTCCCACATACCTTACAGGCAAAGGGGTTTTCCCCACTACAAATTTTCTGCTGACTGAGGTGTGACATCTGAATGgaagctttcccacattcacaaggtttctctccagtatgaatttttTTGATGAATTAGGGTTTACTTTTGGCTGAAGGAATTTCCATATTTCTTACATTTGTAAGGATTCTCTGTGTATGACCTTTCAAATATAGAGGAAGGGATAAAGTTTGAGAGAAGACTATATCATACTCAGTACATTTAAAAGCtttctgtccaaattttctaatGATCAACGAAGTTTTGTTATATTCACTGGTTTCTCTCCAGtaaaaaattttcttctgctCAGAGATCTATCATCTAGCTAAAGGCTCTTCAGTATTCCTTAGAACAGGGTTTCCCTTAAGCCTGACTTCTACATTTAATGAGGTGTGACATGTGAGTGAAAGTTTTGCCACATTCAGTAATTTCATAGGGTTCTTCTATGGAGTTCAAATGGTTTTAACTGAAGACATTTCCACACTGATTTACATTTAAAGGGGGTTATTAGCATAAGGAGCAAGCAGAGGCAGGATTTCCTAGTTAAATTAATGATTCTCCCCTACACAACTTCCCTCACAATTAAGTCTAAATTTTGTTTCACACTCTTTCCAGGTAAGTTGAAAAAGGTGTTTCCTTAAAGATATAAGGTCTGCGATCAGAAGAAGTATCCTTCCAATTTTCTTAGttcactgctttttttcctcagtcTGTACTTTCCTGGAGATGGATGCAACTTGCCTCCCAAATCTTGTTGCCTCTCTATCTGCTCATCATCTTCTCAGGCTTCTTCTAAAACGGAGTACAAAGAATCATCATTCAATGGAGTTAATGTATAAAATGCTTAGTCCTGTAGCTGCAAATGATAAGCACTCAATAATGTTAGCTTTACGttatcattatttataaattttcccATTACTAGTAATAAAATTATGGATTGTGCTGTGGGATGAACTTTGGAAGCCCATCTCACAGTAAGAAAAAAGCCTCATGACCAATGTCACCAAGTAACTTTTGAGAAGAAAACCTTTGTGGAGGTATCTTCATAGAAAATTAACGTTCAAAGTAACACACAAAGCTTAAGGATTACTCTTGAAAAATAATCTTTCCCATTAATTAGCTCAGCAAATTGAATGTCACAAACAATGAAGAATTAACAAGTAGGATAAAAAGATGACATAAAATTGAGAAAGTCTCCCAGGATAcctaagaaaagggaaggaattaACCAATAACTGCTTCCTTCCAAAATCTCATTAAACAGACAAGGGTACAAGctcacaagaaaaaaaggtaTGATCAGAGACATCAGTATACACAGACATCAACAAATTTTCCAATAACAAAAGCACACAGAAAATTTTCAACGCAGAAGAGCTGAGGAAGTTCAAGTATGTAAAGGTGCTGCAGAAGAAGATGCCGATGTCAAGTAAGCCAATTTATGCCACAAAATATCAGAAAGACTCAGGAAATGGAGGGAATCAAGTACctcaaaagaaggaataaaggatGGTAGCTGAAAAAAAGATCATGTAAGTTGCCATTGGAGCACTACTTTTC
This genomic interval from Panthera leo isolate Ple1 chromosome E2, P.leo_Ple1_pat1.1, whole genome shotgun sequence contains the following:
- the ZNF146 gene encoding zinc finger protein OZF; protein product: MSHLSQQKICSGENPFACKVCGKVFSHKSNLTEHEHFHNREKPFECNECGKAFSQKQYVIKHQNTHTGEKLFECNECGKSFSQKENLLTHQKIHTGEKPFECKDCGKAFIQKSNLIRHQRTHTGEKPFVCKECGKTFSGKSNLTEHEKIHIGEKPFKCNECGTAFGQKKYLIKHQNIHTGEKPYECNECGKAFSQRTSLIVHVRIHSGDKPYECNVCGKAFSQSSSLTVHVRSHTGEKPYGCNECGKAFSQFSTLALHLRIHTGKKPYQCSECGKAFSQKSHHIRHQKIHTH